The Metabacillus schmidteae nucleotide sequence AAAACTATTGATGGTAATAAACTTGTGAAATGGAGGATTACATACAATTTGGGTAAGAAACACCAAAAAGGCTGCCTTATATAAAAGGCAACCTTTTTCTTAATTACTGTTGTGCAACTTCTTGAATAATTGCTAAAACCAACTCAGCTGTTTTTTCCAGCTCTTCAATCGGCATCTTCTCATTTGTTGTATGAATTTCTTCATACCCAACCGCTAAATTGACAGTAGGTACTCCATTTCCTGCAATGACATTTGCATCACTACCGCCACCGCTTGTTTGAAGCTCGCTTTGACGTCCAATTTTGGCCGCAGCTCTCTTCGCCACTTCAACTACATGGTCGCCATCACCAAATTTGAAACCAGGGTACATGACGTCTACTTCTACTTCAGCTTTTCCTCCCATTTCAGAAGCAACACTTTCAAATGCATCTTTCATTTTTTTCACTTGTGCTTCCATTTTTTCCGGGATAAGAGATCTAGCTTCAGCCAAAATATGAACAAGATCACAAACAATGTTAGTCTGCGTTCCACCCTCGAAACGACCAATGTTTGCTGTTGTTTCATGATCAATTCTACCTAGAGGCATTTTTGCAATCGCCTTTGCCGCAATAGTAATGGCAGATACACCTTTTTCCGGTGCTACACCAGCATGCGCTGTTTTTCCATAAATGGTCGCTTTCACTTTTGCTTGAGTTGGAGCAGCCACAATGATTGTACCAACTTTACCATCACTATCCAGAGCATATCCGTATTTAGCAGTCATTAAACTAGGATCTAACGCCTTTGCACCTACTAGACCTGACTCTTCACCAGCAGTAATTACAAATTCAATTTTTCCATGAGCAACACTTTGCTCCTTCAGGGTTTTAATCGCCTCAAGCATTGCCGCTAAACCAGCCTTATCATCTGCACCAAGAATCGTCGTTCCATCTGTCACTACATACCCATCTTTAATACTTGGTTTAATTCCTTTACCCGGAACAACCGTGTCCATGTGAGAAGTAAAATAAATGGTATCAACATTTTCTGCTGTTGCTTCGAGAGTACAGATCAAGTTTCCAGCTCCATGACCAGTTGTTTTCATGGAGTCATCTTCAATTACGTTTAAACCTAGATCTGTAAATTTTTGCTTTAGTACTTTTGCAATTTCTGTTTCAAATTTTGTTTCTGAATCAATTTGAACGAGTTCTAAAAACTCATCAAGTAAGCGTTCTTTATTAATCATCATTTATTACCTCCAATTAAATTAAAGGGGAATATTCCCATGCTTCTTTGTTGGTCTACTTTCTTTTTTGGTTTTTAACATGTCAAGTGCCTGAATAATCTTAATTCGGGTTTCTCGCGGATCAATAACATCATCGACCATTCCTTGACTTGCCGCAACATATGGATTTGCAAACTTTTGACGATATTCCTCAATTTTTTGCGCTCTCGTTTGTTCAGGATTAGCACTTTCTTCAATTTCCTTTGCAAATATAATATTAGCTGCTCCTTGTGGTCCCATTACCGCTATCTCTGCATTTGGCCAAGCAAAAACAAGATCTGCTCCTATTGATTTACTATTCAATGCAACGTATGCACCCCCATAAGCTTTACGTAAGATAATCGTTAACTTGGGAACTGTCGCTTCAGAGTATGCATATAAAATCTTTGCACCATGTCGGATAATACCGCCATGTTCCTGTTTGACACCCGGAAAGAAACCAGTGACATCTTCAAATGTTATGAGTGGAATTTGAAACGAATCACAGAAGCGAATAAACCTGGCTGCTTTATCAGATGAGTCAATATCTAGTCCACCTGCCATATATTTTGGCTGATTACAAACAAGTCCCACTACCTCTCCCTTTATTCTCGCTAATCCAATTACGATGTTTTTGGCAAAGTTTTTATGTATTTCAAAAAAAGAGTCTTTATCAACAACCTGTTCAACTACGAGTCGAACATCGTAAGGACGAACAGTGTCAAAAGGAATAACCTCTGTTAAATCAGGGCGATAATCTGATTCCCCATTATATTGAGAGACTGGTGGTTTTTGTTCATTATTTTGTGGTAAATAACATAATAAATTCCGTACTTGGTTTAGTACTTCCTTTTCAGTTTCTCCAGAAAAATGAGCATTACCACTTATTGTATTATGTACAGTAGCTCCTCCTAAATCCTCGGAGCTTATCTTTTCACCTGTTACAGTTTCAATCACTTTTGGTCCTGTAATAAACATCTGACTTGTCTTTTCCACCATAAACACAAAATCTGTAATTGCGGGTGAGTAGACCGCTCCGCCAGCACATGGCCCAAGAATGACAGAAATTTGAGGAATCACACCTGAGTAGATCGTGTTTCTGTAAAAAATTTGTCCGTAACCATCTAATGATACCACACCTTCCTGTATTCTCGCACCGCCTGAGTCGTTGAGTCCAATAAAAGGTGTGCCGTTTTTTGCAGCTAGATCCATGACAGCAGCAATCTTCTTTGCATGCATTTCACCCAATGCTCCTCCAAAAACGGTAAAATCCTGAGAAAATAAATATACTGGCCTTCCATGTACTTTACCGAATCCTGTAACAACTCCATCACCAGGACCTTTTTTAGAGGAAAGTCCAAAGTCATTGCACCTATGCTCAATAAATGGATTGATTTCAACGAATGATCCTTCATCAAGTAATAGATCAATTCTCTCTCTAGCCGTTAGTTTTCCCTTTTCGTGTTGTTTTTCTACTTTTTTATCCCCACCGCCAAGTTCCACTTCACGTCTTCTATCGTATAATTCATTTATCTTGTCATAAATATCATGATTCATTCCGCTCACCCCCATCATTTTTTTCACATAATTCAACCAATACGTTTTTAGCTGCTTTGGGATGTAGAAATGCAATTTGAAAATTAGCCGCTCCCATTCGAGGTACTTCATCAATAAGGGGAATACCGTTTGTTTTTAATTCTACTAGTCGAGAGGAAAGATCATTCACTCCAAATGCTATATGATGGATACCTTCTCCTTTTTTTTGCAAAAAATTTGCTATTGGACTTTCGGATGACATTGGTTCCAGTAATTCAATCTTTGTTTCCTCAGCTGATAAAAATGCAACTTTA carries:
- a CDS encoding M20/M25/M40 family metallo-hydrolase, giving the protein MINKERLLDEFLELVQIDSETKFETEIAKVLKQKFTDLGLNVIEDDSMKTTGHGAGNLICTLEATAENVDTIYFTSHMDTVVPGKGIKPSIKDGYVVTDGTTILGADDKAGLAAMLEAIKTLKEQSVAHGKIEFVITAGEESGLVGAKALDPSLMTAKYGYALDSDGKVGTIIVAAPTQAKVKATIYGKTAHAGVAPEKGVSAITIAAKAIAKMPLGRIDHETTANIGRFEGGTQTNIVCDLVHILAEARSLIPEKMEAQVKKMKDAFESVASEMGGKAEVEVDVMYPGFKFGDGDHVVEVAKRAAAKIGRQSELQTSGGGSDANVIAGNGVPTVNLAVGYEEIHTTNEKMPIEELEKTAELVLAIIQEVAQQ
- a CDS encoding acyl-CoA carboxylase subunit beta; this translates as MNHDIYDKINELYDRRREVELGGGDKKVEKQHEKGKLTARERIDLLLDEGSFVEINPFIEHRCNDFGLSSKKGPGDGVVTGFGKVHGRPVYLFSQDFTVFGGALGEMHAKKIAAVMDLAAKNGTPFIGLNDSGGARIQEGVVSLDGYGQIFYRNTIYSGVIPQISVILGPCAGGAVYSPAITDFVFMVEKTSQMFITGPKVIETVTGEKISSEDLGGATVHNTISGNAHFSGETEKEVLNQVRNLLCYLPQNNEQKPPVSQYNGESDYRPDLTEVIPFDTVRPYDVRLVVEQVVDKDSFFEIHKNFAKNIVIGLARIKGEVVGLVCNQPKYMAGGLDIDSSDKAARFIRFCDSFQIPLITFEDVTGFFPGVKQEHGGIIRHGAKILYAYSEATVPKLTIILRKAYGGAYVALNSKSIGADLVFAWPNAEIAVMGPQGAANIIFAKEIEESANPEQTRAQKIEEYRQKFANPYVAASQGMVDDVIDPRETRIKIIQALDMLKTKKESRPTKKHGNIPL
- the mce gene encoding methylmalonyl-CoA epimerase, producing the protein MVKKIDHIGIAVYSIEEALPFYKDVLRLKYIGTEEVHSQQVKVAFLSAEETKIELLEPMSSESPIANFLQKKGEGIHHIAFGVNDLSSRLVELKTNGIPLIDEVPRMGAANFQIAFLHPKAAKNVLVELCEKNDGGERNES